GCTGCACTCCAGCGCATCGTCACTGGAGTGCGTCCTCGCTGGTGAAGGCGCGTCTTCCCAGGTCGCTGCCAGTGTCGGCACGCCTCTACCTGACTGGTTCGAGTCCAGTCGAGGGAGCAACGACGACGGGCCCCTGACCAGCGGAGACGCTGGGCGGGGGCCTTCGCTCTGCCCCGGCCGGCACACGCTCCGGTGCTGCGCCGCGGCCGCACCGCAGCCCTCGGTGGGATGTCCTGGGACGCGCCCGCTGTCCGCCGCCTCATCGGGACGACCTGACCCGTTGTCGCGGCCCGATCGTGCCGGAATAGTGTGATGTGCCCGGACGACGGTGCCCGGAGTCGTCGGCCGCACGGGGCGGGCCGGCTGGAAGAAGGCGTCGTGCTGCGTCGAGTCGCCGGGGTGGACGGGGTGGCGGAGCTCGACGTCCTCGACCGCCCCGAGGCGCAGGAGATCGCGGACCGGGTGCAGGCCCTGCGGACCGCATGGTGCCGGCGTTCTCCCCGGGTCGAGTTCTACACCCTGGGCGGCAACGCCTACATGGATCTCGCCGGGAGCTCGGAGGCCACCTACGTCGCCTCGGCCCGTCGTGGCAACGCCGTGCTGGACGAGCACTTCCACGCGCTCTACGAGCGCCTCGCGGACCGCCTCGGTACCGCCCTCGGGCTGACCGCCCGCTATCCGGACGACCTGGCCCGCCCCGGGTTCCACATCTGGCTGGGCACCGGCATCCCGCTCGGGCCGCACGCCTCCGTGCACTTCGACCTGCAGTACCTCGGGATCATCGCCCGGCCGGCGTACCGCGCGTGCTCGGGAACCGTGTCCTTCACGGTCCCGATCGCGTTGCCCGCCAACGGCTCCGGGCTCAACGTCTGGCCCGGCTGTGGCTATCCGGCCTCGCCGTCGCAGATCCGGGCCGTCAGCCAGGGTCCACCGGTGGTGATCGGCTACCGGACCGGCACCGCCGTGGTGCACAGCGGTCACGTCCTGCACCAGATCGGTGCGACCCCCGAACCGGGCGCCGACGACGTGCGGCTGACCCTGCAGGGCCACGGGCTCGTCCGCGGGTCCGACCTCGTCCTCTACTGGTGAAAGGGCCGACCATGCCCAGCTCCTACATCCCCGACGACGACCGTGTCGACGTGATCGGCAAGCTCTCCGAGCGTCTGGACGCGATGGGCGACCGGAGCCTGCGCGCAGCCGCGGAGGAGGCCGCGTCCGACGACTCCGACGACCCCGGCACGACCCTCAAGCCCGTCAAGGACGACGGGGAGAAGGACAAGGAGACCAAGGAGGTGCCGAAGGAGCAGGGCGAGAAGGACGCCAAGGAGTTCAAGGACGAGGGCGAGAAGGACGGTAAGGACGTCAAGGACGAGGGCGACAAGGACCTCAAGGACGAGGGCCAGAAGGACGGCAAGGACGCCAAGGACGAGGGCCAGAAGGACGCCAAGGACGAGGGCGAGAAGGAGCCCACGGAGAAGGAGCCGGGCGAGAAGGAGCTCGGGCAGAAGGAGCCCAGCGAGAAGGAGCCGGACGAGAAGGAGCTCGGCGAGAAGGAGCAGGGCGAGAAGGAGGCGGAGTTCGAGGCGCCGTTCCCCGACGACGACCCCCGGTCGGCGCCGGCCGATCCCCCGTACGAGCGCGGGGGACCCGCTGCCCCGCCGGTCATGTAGCGCATGGAGGTCCTCGCTCTCGCGGATCCGAGCGGTCGTCAAGCGCAGCTGCTCGAGGCGTTGCGTCGGTCCCTGCGCGTGCACGGGCTGGCGCTGCGCGCGGCGTCGCACGACGAGCTCGCCCGCGAGGCCCGCGTCGAGCAGACCGGCCTGGACGCACGGGTGCTGCCGGACCGTCCCCTGCTGTGGCTGAGCCCCGGCGCCACCGGCCGCGGCCGGACGCCCGAGGACCGGTTCGTGGCCTACGAGAACTACTCCGCCGCCCGCGCCGTCGCGTTGCTGAGCCGCGCGCCGGTGCTCAACCGCCCCACCGTCGTGGCGCCGTGCGGCACGCTGCCGGACAACCGGGCCATGGCCGTCCGCCGGGCCGGGTCCGTGCTGGGCGTCCCGCAGCGGGGCGAGGTGTTCACCTCCCGCGCCGAGGACGCCGACGGCCTGACCGAGGTCCTCGACTTCGCGACCGGCCGGACCGCGTGGCGGGTTCCCGAGGACGCAGCCGGCCCGTTCCGTGTACGGCGAGGGATCAGCACCGCGCGGGCCGTCGCGGTCAGGGTCGTCGGCTCGACCACCGTGAGCCCGCGCCCGGTGCCGCGGCTGCTCGCGGAGCTCAGCATCCGGGTCGCCGCACTCTTCTCGCTCGACCTGGCCTCGGTCTGGTGGACCGGCACGTCCGCCGAGCCGTACCTGTCCCGGATCGACGGCTGGCACTGGGACGTCAGCCTCGCGGCGGACCTGCTCCCCGTCGCGGCTGCCGTGGCCGACTGGACGGTCGACCGCCTCGCGGAGGGCGCTGCGTGATCGGGATCGCCGGCACCCGGGCCGATCCGGTGATGCTGCACTTCGCGACCCGCTGCGTCGTCGCAGGCGTCCCGTTCGCCGACCTCGACCTCGTGGAGGCGGCGACGCGCGGCGACTGGCGGCTCAGTCTGCCGCCGGCACCGGACGACCGGATCTCCGGTGCCGAGGACGTCCGGCTCGCCGACCTGTCCGGCGTGTACGTCCGGCCGATCTACCTCGGGACCACCGACCGCGCGCGAACGCGGTGGAGCGGCCTGCTGGAGGGCATGAACGCCTGGCTCGACGTGACCGCGCAGACGGTCGTGAACCGCCCGGGCGCCTATCAGTTCAACAGCTACAAGCCGGCCCACTACGCCTGGCTCGCGGCGCGTGGCCTGCCGGTGCCGCCCAGCCTCATGAGCTCCGACCGGCAGCACGTCGAGGCGTTCCTGGCCGGTGGGCGGACCGTCGTGAAGCCGATCTGCGGCACGCGCGCCACCACCCGCGAGCTGACGGCCGACGACCTCGGACGGTTGGCCGGCAGCGACGTCCCGGTGCTCGTGCAACGCCTCGTGCCGGGCGACGACGTCCGCGCGCACGTGGTCGGCGGCTCCGTGATCGCCGCCAGGTTCACCAGCGAGGCGATCGACTACCGCAAGGACCGCGGCGCCGACCGCCGCCCCGTCGAACTCCCCGACGACCTCGCCACCCTGCTCGTGCAGCTCACCGCGGAACAGGGACTCCTCTTCGCGGGCTGGGACTTCAAGGTCGACCGCGACGGCACGTACTGGTGCCTCGAGTGCAACCCGATGCCGGGCTACAGCCACTACGACCGCGTCTGCGACCACCGGATCAGCGACGAGCTGATCCGGCTGCTCCAGCGCTGACCTCGGCCGACGCGCCTGGCGCACCGCGAGCCTCTCAGTGGAGCGTGGTCTTCACCTTGAGGATCTTGTGCTTGCCGTCAACCGGCTCTTCGTACGTCAGGTCCGCGCCGGTGCTCAGAGGGGTGTGATTGGCGGAGAAGAACACGTAGTCGATCTTGCGACCGGCCACCGTGTCAGCGCCGACTCTCCTGGTCTCGTTGTTGGCGAGCTGTGCTGCCTCGATGAAGCGGCCGTTGGACCGCCCCTCGGGGTGCTTGTAGAGGGGGTCGAGGGCAGCGAGCGTCGGCGTCGTGTTGAGGTCGCCGCCGACCACCACCGAGTGGCCACGACCGATCCAGTCGCCGGTGATCTCCTTGACCCGTCGGGCCTGGCGCAGCCGGACCTCCGCCGGGTTGGGGTCGTAGACGGTGAAGTGGGTCGAGCAGGCGTGCACCCGGTGCGTGCCCTTGTCGAACACCGCGCAGGCGATCCCGAAGTTCTTGCCTTCCCCGGCGACGTCGAAGGCCTCGTCGAAGGCGCTCCCCGCGCCTGGGTGGATGGCCGCGTTGCCCTTGGTCCCGCCCGGGCAGTCGCCCTTGGCCACCTGCTCGTGGAACGCGACCGTCCACGTGGGGTGGTTCGCCCTCAGGGCGGTGACCCAGCCCGAGCAGACCTCCTGCGCCGTCACCGCGTCCCAGTTGCCGGACTCCGCCAGTCGCACCACCCGGTTCCAGCGGGCCTCGTCCTGGTCGGTGTTGTGCTGGACGACGCGCAGGTTGGCCGGTGCGGCCGCCGCGCTGCTCGCGGACGCGACGTCCTGCGCGTCCGCCCCGGCGACCGCCGTCGCGAGCTGCGACGACCCGTCGACGTCGGCCGCGTACGCCGCCGTCGGCACCGCCCCAGCCCCCAGGATCATGACTGCTGCCGCGGCAAGCACGGCGCGAGTCCTCGTGATCATGTGCGCTCCCCCTCGAGTGCGATCGGAGCACGCCGGAGCGCGCCTGCCGCGACTCTAGCCCGGCGAGACATGGACGCACCCCTCCCTCCGGCGACGTCGGCAGGATCCGGGCCGGCACAGGCGGCCTGGTCACGCTCGACTCCTGATCCGTTGACCCGCCCGGCGGTACCTGGCGGCGACGACCAGCGCGCCGCGGCGGGCTCAGGACGCCGTGCGGCGCGTCAGCGCCCACGACGTCGGGACACCCGTGGGCCGGTGCTGCCGCTACCGTGTGCCGGTGATCCTCTGGCTCAACGGTGGCTTCGGCTCGGGCAAGACGACGCTCGCGGAGGAGCTCCACCGACGGCTCCCGGACGCGCTCGTGTACGACCCCGAGGACGTCGGCCTCCTGCTCTGGAGGTGGCTCCCGCCGGGCGGCGACTTCCAGCACCTGCCGAGCTGGCGCGAGCTGGTCGTCGCGACGGCGCTGTCGCTGCGCCGGCACCACGCGCAGACGCTGGTCGTCCCGATGTCCCTCGTCCGCGACGCCTACCGCGACGAGATCCTCGGCGGGCTCGCGGACGCCGGCGAGGACGTCCTGCACGTCTTCCTCGAGGCCGACGCCGAGGTGCTCCGCGAGCGGCTCGACGCCCGGGCCCGCGCGCTGCACCCCGACAGCCCGGGGTGGGAGCCGGGCGCCGTCGCGATGGGCCTGCCCCCGGTCGCGGAGTCCGTCGCCGCCGCCCGGCGCCAGCCGCCCGGGACGCTCCTGCTGCGCTCCGACCGGCTGACGCCCGCCGAGCTGGCCGACGCGGTGCTCGCCCGGGCCGGGACGGACCGCGCCGCAGCCTCAGGGTCGGCAGGGTCGGCAGGGTCGGCAGGGTCGGCAGGGTCGCGCTCGCAGTCGCCCGGGGCCGGTGCTTCCTCGCGTGCGCCGCGCTAGCCGCGCCCTGACCTATCCCGAGGTCGGCGCGTCCCTCACGGACGAGCTGCCCGCGGGCTACCACCACCAGCGCCATCGCGCCGTGCTGGGGACGGGACGGGCGCTGTTCGAGCGCTCGTCGGCCGCGGTCACCCGCTGGGAGCTCCATCGACGCGCCGGGGTCTCGCCCGCCCCGGGGACGCCGCCGGCCGCCACGGGTCTCGACGTCGACCTCCGCGCCACCCTCGGGCCGGTCGTCGTCCGCGTGCCCTGCCGCGTCGTCGCGCTCGTCGACGACCCGGACCGGCGCGGGTTCGCCTACGGCACGCTCACCGGTCACGCGGAGTGCGGCGAGGAGGCGTTCGTCGTGTCCATCGACGCGCAGGACGTCGTCCGGCTCGAGATCGCGGCGTTCTCCCGCCCGGGGCGCTGGTACTCGCGCCTCGGTGCGCCGCTCGCACGGGCAGCTCAGCGGGCCGTCACGCGCCGGTACCTGAGCGCGCTGGTCATGTGACGCACGGCCGCTGACCCGGTCCGACGGCGGGCTCTAGCCGGCGGCCGGCTCGACGAGGTGGGGGCCGTCGTTGCGGACGTTGCCGACCGCCTTGCCGACCTCGCGCGGCTCGAGGTGCGGCTCCGGCAGCCCGGCGAGGAGCGCGGCGACGTCCTCGAGGTCGGTCAGGTGCGGGTCGAGCCACGCGTCGACCTGGTCCGGCGTCACGAGCACCGGGCAGCGCTCGTGGATCTCGCCGAGGGTGTCGGTCGCCGCGCGGGTCGCGACCGTCGCCGTCCACAGCCACTCCCCCGGTCGCTCGGGGTCCGGGCGCAGCTCGTAGAGCCCCGCGGCGGCGATCAGGTCGCCGCCCGCGTGCAGGAAGAACGGGGTCTTCGAGCCGTCGGCGTTCTTGCGCCACTCGTAGAAGCCGTCCATGGGGACCAGGCAGCGCCGCTTCGCCGCCGCGCGCTTGAACGCGGGCTTCTCGGTGAGCGACTCCGAGCGCGCGTTGATCATCCGGGCACCGACCTTGGTGACCTCGTCGTCCTTGGCCCACGCCGGCACCAGGCCCCAGCGCACCCGCCTGAGCTGGCGGACGGGCTCGGCGTCCTCGGGTGCGCCGCGTGGCGTGCGTTCGAGCACGACCCGGATGTCCTGCTGCGGCGCCACGTTCCAGGACGGCGCGGTCTCCTCGTCGACGATCTCCTGCACCGCCAGGGCGCCGGCGATGTCGGCGTCCCGGCGTGCGCTCGCGTACCTGCCACACATGGGGCCACCCTCCCGCACCGGCCGGTCGTGCGCTCGGCGACGCGGGCGTCGGCTCAGCGCCCGCCGGTGCGACCGTCCCGCCCGGGACGTCTGTCCGGGTCGGCACCCCGCGAGCGCAGCAGCCGCTCCGTCAGGTCGGCGACGCGCGCCGTCCCGGCGGTGTCAACCCTGGCCGTCGACCCGCAGCTCGGGCAGCAGCGGGCTGCGCGCCGCGACAGCACCCGTCGTGGTGACCGGGAAGGAGCCGTAGATCGCCGTCACGTCGACCAGGACGTGCACCGCGCTGGTCACGAAGAGGCGGATCGTCGGCCGGCCCTGGAACAGCCCCACGGCCGTGACCGCGAAGTTGGCGAGGTCCTGGTTCGCGGTGAAGTTGATGGACGACGTCTCGGGGCGTGCGACGCCGTGCGGGAACAGGGTCACGTAGCCGACCCCGGCGCCCTGCGTCACCGTCAGGTTGACGAAGATGCTCGCGGCATCGAGGTCACCCGTCGCGGCGTCCACCGCGACGTCGATGGTGGCGCCGGCGACGACGCGGCCGCTGGCGTCGAGCGCGCCCGGGGTCCGGCCGACGATCGATGCGCGCCCGGCCTCCGTGCGGGTGTCGAGCACACGCGTCGGGGCGGGCGCATAGATCATCGGCAGGTACGAGACGAGGTCCTGCAGGTCGAGGTTCGTCACGAGGTAGCCGCGCTCGACGCCCGTGCCGTCGCGGTCCAGGCCGATGACGGGTCCGGCCGGGGTGTTCCTGATCTCGCCGAGCTGCGGGTTCCAGCCCGTCGCGTCGGAGGGCTCGAGCCGCAGCTGGGCGCCCGTGGGGTTCGCGAGCGACAGCGTCGGTGCGGTGCTCGTCGCGGCGAGGCGGGTGCCCGACGTGCCGGCGTCGTGCGCGCGGCCGGCGAGCAGCGGGTCGCCCGCCGCGGCCGACGCCGAGGTCGAGCCGATGGCGGTCGCGGCGGCGGCCCCGGCGACGGCCATGCCGCCCATCCGGAGCAGTCGACGGCGTGAGACCTCCGGCGCGGCGGCGTCCGGTGCCGTCGCGCCGTGCGCGGTGGTGTCGTCGGTGGTCATCTGCGTCCCTACTCTCGGGCGATCCGGCACACCCACGCACCCCCGTGCGCCACGCGCGTCACCCGTCCGGTCGGCACCGGCGGGAGGACGGGTGGTCGGCGTTCACCGTCACGCTTCTCACCCGTTCATCGGCGTCCGCGGGTGAACCTTGAGCCGTTGGTACGCACCTCTCCTCCGAGCCCGCGGCTCAGCCGTCACCGGGCCCGGTCCCGCCCGGCGCGACGGGCACGGGCTCGCCGTCCAGGAGCAGCCGGCCGGCGCGGGCCTTGGTCTCGAGGGACTCGCTGCTCCACAGCGCGTTGAGCGCCTCCACGTCCTCGAGCGTGTAGCCGGCGTCCCAGAACGCGGCGCGCGCGCGGTCGTCCTCGGTCGCCGACGGGTCCAGCGGCTCCGCGTAGCCCTCCGCGGGCGCGGTGCCGTCGGAGGGCGCGGTGCCGTCGGCGGGCGCGGTGCCCTCGGCGACCGGCGGGACGAGGCCGTCGAGGAGCATCTGCCCCGCGCGCGCCTTGGTCTCGGTCGTGCCGGTGCTCCACAGCGCGGCCAGCGCGTCGACGTCCTCGGGCGTGTAGCCCGCACCCCAGAACGCGTCGTACTGCTCGCGCGTGTACCCCGGCGGCATCGCCGACCAGTCGATGCCCACGGCCTGCGCGACGTTCTCGACGGCGCGCGCGACGTCCGAGTAGGGGTCGGCGGCGGCCGCCGCCCCGGCACCCGCGACCGCGAGCGCGGACGTCACGACCCCCGCGACGACGACCCTGCCGCCGCGCCGGCGGAACTCCGTGAGCGACGTGGGCTCGGGCGCTCCGCGGCGGTCCGCGAGCGCCGCCTGGAGGCGCGCGGCCACGAGCGCCGGGTCGGGGGCGGCCGCCGCCCGCGAGGCCAGCGCCCGCGTGAGGCGCGCGGTCAGCTCGTCGTCGGTCGGCGGGTGCTCGGGGTCCCGGCGTGGACGGTCCCCGGCGCGGTCGTCGGTGGCTCGGACGTGCTCGCTCATCGCGTCTCCGGTCGGGTCGTGGGTTCGGTGCGGCGCAGCGACGCCAGCGCGCGCGAGGCGTGGGAGCGGACGGTCGCCCCGGACGTGCCGAGGACCCCCGCGATCTCGAGGTCGTCGAGACCCTCGTAGTAGCGCAGCACGAGCACCGCGCGCTGGCGCGGGGGCAGGGCCTCGAGCCGGCGCCACATCGCGTCGTCCTCGACGACGTGGTGCGCGTGGTCGCGCTCGGGGTCCAGGTGCGCGGCGAGCACCTCGTCGGCCGCCGGCCGGACCGTGCGCACGTGCCAGCGCCGCCGCCAGGACAGGTGCTCGTTCGTGACCATGCGGCGCAGGTACAGGTCCGGGCGCTCCATGAGGGCGATCCGCGTCCAGCGCACGTGCGCGCGCAGCAGCACCTCCTGGACGAGGTCGGCGGCGGTGTGCCCGTCGCCCGTGAGGACCGTCGCGTAGCGCAGCAGTCCGGGCAGGTGCGTGCGCACGACCTCGTCCAGGGCGCTCCCGGGGCGTGCGGGGCCGAGGTCGGCCCGCACCGCGTCGCCGAGGTCGGCAGGTACCGCGTCGCCGGGGTCGGCGGCGTCGCGCCGAGCCGCAGCACCGGTCCTCGGTGCGCGCCCGACGGCCGGCACGGCGCCGCTGTCGGGCGCGACGACCCGGAGCCACGTGCTCATCGGCGCACCCCGAGGAGGTCGTCGAGCGCCGCGGCCGGGTCGTCCACGGCACGCTCCCCCGGTCGGGGCAGCGGGCGGTCGTCGAGGCACCGGGTCAGCAGCGCCTCGACCAGCGCCGCGCGCCGCACGATCGCGTTGCCGTCGAGGTCGCCGGGCAGGAGGCGGACCTCCACGGTGTCGCGCACGGGGCGGTCGGTCACCAGCTGGGTCAGGTTGACGTCCGCGAACTTCGTGAGCCCCACGGGGCGCGCCGC
The Cellulomonas sp. NS3 DNA segment above includes these coding regions:
- a CDS encoding DUF1990 family protein gives rise to the protein MRRASRALTYPEVGASLTDELPAGYHHQRHRAVLGTGRALFERSSAAVTRWELHRRAGVSPAPGTPPAATGLDVDLRATLGPVVVRVPCRVVALVDDPDRRGFAYGTLTGHAECGEEAFVVSIDAQDVVRLEIAAFSRPGRWYSRLGAPLARAAQRAVTRRYLSALVM
- a CDS encoding RNA polymerase sigma factor, which produces MSTWLRVVAPDSGAVPAVGRAPRTGAAARRDAADPGDAVPADLGDAVRADLGPARPGSALDEVVRTHLPGLLRYATVLTGDGHTAADLVQEVLLRAHVRWTRIALMERPDLYLRRMVTNEHLSWRRRWHVRTVRPAADEVLAAHLDPERDHAHHVVEDDAMWRRLEALPPRQRAVLVLRYYEGLDDLEIAGVLGTSGATVRSHASRALASLRRTEPTTRPETR
- a CDS encoding ATP-grasp domain-containing protein, which translates into the protein MIGIAGTRADPVMLHFATRCVVAGVPFADLDLVEAATRGDWRLSLPPAPDDRISGAEDVRLADLSGVYVRPIYLGTTDRARTRWSGLLEGMNAWLDVTAQTVVNRPGAYQFNSYKPAHYAWLAARGLPVPPSLMSSDRQHVEAFLAGGRTVVKPICGTRATTRELTADDLGRLAGSDVPVLVQRLVPGDDVRAHVVGGSVIAARFTSEAIDYRKDRGADRRPVELPDDLATLLVQLTAEQGLLFAGWDFKVDRDGTYWCLECNPMPGYSHYDRVCDHRISDELIRLLQR
- a CDS encoding AAA family ATPase, with protein sequence MILWLNGGFGSGKTTLAEELHRRLPDALVYDPEDVGLLLWRWLPPGGDFQHLPSWRELVVATALSLRRHHAQTLVVPMSLVRDAYRDEILGGLADAGEDVLHVFLEADAEVLRERLDARARALHPDSPGWEPGAVAMGLPPVAESVAAARRQPPGTLLLRSDRLTPAELADAVLARAGTDRAAASGSAGSAGSAGSAGSRSQSPGAGASSRAPR
- a CDS encoding endonuclease/exonuclease/phosphatase family protein, which encodes MITRTRAVLAAAAVMILGAGAVPTAAYAADVDGSSQLATAVAGADAQDVASASSAAAAPANLRVVQHNTDQDEARWNRVVRLAESGNWDAVTAQEVCSGWVTALRANHPTWTVAFHEQVAKGDCPGGTKGNAAIHPGAGSAFDEAFDVAGEGKNFGIACAVFDKGTHRVHACSTHFTVYDPNPAEVRLRQARRVKEITGDWIGRGHSVVVGGDLNTTPTLAALDPLYKHPEGRSNGRFIEAAQLANNETRRVGADTVAGRKIDYVFFSANHTPLSTGADLTYEEPVDGKHKILKVKTTLH
- a CDS encoding SOS response-associated peptidase, with translation MCGRYASARRDADIAGALAVQEIVDEETAPSWNVAPQQDIRVVLERTPRGAPEDAEPVRQLRRVRWGLVPAWAKDDEVTKVGARMINARSESLTEKPAFKRAAAKRRCLVPMDGFYEWRKNADGSKTPFFLHAGGDLIAAAGLYELRPDPERPGEWLWTATVATRAATDTLGEIHERCPVLVTPDQVDAWLDPHLTDLEDVAALLAGLPEPHLEPREVGKAVGNVRNDGPHLVEPAAG